In a single window of the Candidatus Latescibacter sp. genome:
- a CDS encoding transposase, with amino-acid sequence MSNYNEISFFEFQERFQIEDDCFQYLKKIRWPDGYSCPKCGHNEA; translated from the coding sequence ATGAGTAATTATAATGAAATCAGTTTTTTCGAGTTTCAAGAACGGTTTCAGATCGAAGATGATTGTTTTCAGTATTTGAAAAAGATCCGATGGCCGGATGGATATTCCTGTCCTAAGTGCGGCCATAATGAAGCTT